The segment CTGATAAAGTTTGTTCCATTCCGCCTGGTAACCCCCGGTGTAAACTTGTGCCCCGATTCCCAATTTCTCCAGTGATTCACCAAACCGTTCTCCCACCCGGCCGATATTGATCTTGTTGTCGTAGGCTGTATTGGGATGATCCGTCCCCTTCAGTTCGGGGAGAAAGGATTCCGTATAGTGAGTGTGATAGATAAAAACCCGGTTCTTTCCCTTGCCGGGGGTGACTGCCTTCTTTTCAGCCGAGGGTTTCTTCTGCTCCGGTTTGGGAGCCATCTTCTTTTCCAGGTCGGAGGGGGGAGGTGATTCGATGGGAATCGAAGTGTAGTCCACGTCCTCCGCCGCCACCACAATCTCGGTGTCAAACAGGGCAAATCCCGGCAGTTCGCTCCCGAGAAAGGTGCGGGGATCCTTGGGATCCACACTGGTGACCAGTTCAAAGAAAATACGGGAGAATCCCGGTTCCCTCAAGGTATCCTCCATCGTGGCCAGATGGGGGATCTCCCCACCCATCAGATAGAGAAGGGTTTCCGTTGAAAAATGGGAGGTGATCCGCCCCAGGTCGGATGATTGGACACTCCGCTTCGCCTGGATCATCGCAAACAGTCCCGTCAACATAAAGATGAAGGCTGTTCCCAGAATCAGTATCACAAACCATTTCCGGACTTGTGGAGTGGACATATTCCAGGTGCTGAACCGATGAACCCGGTGCCTCATTCTCTTCCCTCCCCGAGCTTGTCTCTACTGGCGAATATATGAAGGGAAAAGGTAGAGTAGAACGGATTTCCGAACCTTGATAGATTAGGGAGCCGGATTCCTCTTCGCAAGGCGGAATCCGACATCCCCTCAGTTGATATGGGCAGATACGTTTTCGGGAGTGACCGCTTCGTGGAGGGCGCAGTTCAACCCGTCGGCCACCAACTTCCCCATATCCCCGATAAACATGTCCACTTCCTTCGGGGTGACGATCAGATTTTGCCCCAGGGGATTGAGCACTTCGTTGATCAGCCGCCGTTTCTCCTCAGAATCGAGGGTGCCCACCATCCCCATCATCTGTCGGCTGGTGCGGGAGGGGATTTTCTGATCGCGTAGCTCTTTGAGATTGGGACGGTTCAAGGGGTCGAGGGGATTGGTCGGCTGCTTCTGGTTCATCTCCCGATGGAGATAGGAGATCACCATTTCCACGGTGTCATGGGCGATGGTGGCCGCATCCACCACCGTGGGGATCCCGATGGCGATGACGGGGATGCCCAGGCTGTCCCGGTTGAGAGCCTTCCGCTTATTCCCCACACCGGAGCCCGGATGGATGCCGGTATCCGCCACTTGGATGGTGGTGTTGACCCGGCTGAGGGCGCGGGAAGCCAGGGCATCGACGGCGATCACCGCATCGGGACGCGTTTTCTCCACAACCCCGAAGATGATTTCGCTGGTCTCCATCCCCGTGGTTCCCAGGACACCGGGAGCGATGGCGCTGACCGGTCGATAACCCTCCTCCACCTGTTCCGGCATCAATGCAAACAGGTGACGGGTAACCATCATATGTTGCACTACAAAAGGTCCCAGAGCATCGGCGGTAACATCGCGGTTACCCAGACCGACGATCAGAATGTCGGCGTCGGGATCGATCCCTGTTTCCCGAAGGAACTTCTCAAATTGATCGGCAAAATGGGAGGCTACACGGCTCTGCAGTTTGGAATCCTTGCTGCGGAGAGCGGGAATCTCCAACGTCAGGTAAAGGCCGGGTACTTTCCCCAGCGCCTCTGCCCCCTGCTCATCCTCGATCCGGATCCAGCTCGTGGTAATCCCTTCCTCCTCGTGCTCGTCCATCTGGACTCCCGGAATTCCACTTCCGTCCCCCCGGTTTTGCACCGCCATATCGACGGCTTCCCGGGCCAGGTCTGTCCGAACCGGGAAGTTC is part of the Kroppenstedtia eburnea genome and harbors:
- the spoIIP gene encoding stage II sporulation protein P — translated: MRHRVHRFSTWNMSTPQVRKWFVILILGTAFIFMLTGLFAMIQAKRSVQSSDLGRITSHFSTETLLYLMGGEIPHLATMEDTLREPGFSRIFFELVTSVDPKDPRTFLGSELPGFALFDTEIVVAAEDVDYTSIPIESPPPSDLEKKMAPKPEQKKPSAEKKAVTPGKGKNRVFIYHTHYTESFLPELKGTDHPNTAYDNKINIGRVGERFGESLEKLGIGAQVYTGGYQAEWNKLYQASREKVVAVMKQDKDLRYFIDIHRDSQRRAKTTKEIDGKNYARVAFVIGTAHPHWEKNEQLARKLHNKLNELYPGLSKGVFRKSRAMGNGEYNQSLSPNSLLMEVGGVDNTFAETYRTADALARALAEIHFEAVPVDGKARR
- the gpr gene encoding GPR endopeptidase → MDQQLNLANFPVRTDLAREAVDMAVQNRGDGSGIPGVQMDEHEEEGITTSWIRIEDEQGAEALGKVPGLYLTLEIPALRSKDSKLQSRVASHFADQFEKFLRETGIDPDADILIVGLGNRDVTADALGPFVVQHMMVTRHLFALMPEQVEEGYRPVSAIAPGVLGTTGMETSEIIFGVVEKTRPDAVIAVDALASRALSRVNTTIQVADTGIHPGSGVGNKRKALNRDSLGIPVIAIGIPTVVDAATIAHDTVEMVISYLHREMNQKQPTNPLDPLNRPNLKELRDQKIPSRTSRQMMGMVGTLDSEEKRRLINEVLNPLGQNLIVTPKEVDMFIGDMGKLVADGLNCALHEAVTPENVSAHIN